A stretch of Synechococcus sp. MIT S9220 DNA encodes these proteins:
- the mraY gene encoding phospho-N-acetylmuramoyl-pentapeptide-transferase — MAVVMAAFASDRWIPNSLLSLPLLTATLISAVVTWWGTPRLRALRMGQVIRTEGPEAHQSKSGTPTMGGLLVVPVGVIAGCLISWEGRSAAQLLAVGLVTLAYMVIGGIDDWSSLTKRTNTGLKPRGKILLQSAAAMVFLGWSAWQGWIPDTVNLPLGMVISFGWLIWPLGLFVFLAESNATNLTDGLDGLASGCGALVFTGLGLQLMLRGNEGDPAMAAFCMAMAGCWLGFLIHNRNPARVFMGDTGSLAMGASLSAVALLTNSLWPLLVMGGVFLAESLSVIIQVWVFKATKGPDGVGRRVLRMAPLHHHFELGGTSEQMVVPMFWLATAGLVMLGIVLRPT, encoded by the coding sequence ATGGCCGTCGTGATGGCGGCCTTTGCATCAGACCGCTGGATTCCCAACAGCCTGCTGAGCCTGCCACTGCTCACGGCCACGCTGATCTCTGCCGTTGTCACATGGTGGGGAACACCGCGACTGCGGGCATTAAGGATGGGCCAGGTGATCCGAACCGAGGGTCCTGAAGCGCATCAAAGTAAATCCGGCACACCAACGATGGGTGGCCTGCTGGTGGTCCCCGTCGGCGTGATTGCAGGATGCCTGATCAGCTGGGAAGGCCGCAGCGCCGCCCAGTTATTGGCTGTTGGCCTGGTCACGCTGGCCTACATGGTGATTGGCGGCATCGATGACTGGAGCAGCCTCACCAAACGCACCAACACAGGCCTGAAACCCAGAGGGAAAATTCTGCTGCAAAGTGCAGCAGCCATGGTGTTTCTGGGCTGGTCAGCCTGGCAGGGATGGATCCCTGACACGGTGAACCTGCCCCTAGGCATGGTGATTTCTTTTGGCTGGCTGATCTGGCCACTGGGTTTGTTTGTGTTCCTTGCGGAAAGCAACGCCACCAACCTCACCGATGGACTGGACGGCCTCGCCTCAGGCTGCGGGGCCCTTGTCTTCACAGGTCTGGGATTGCAGTTGATGCTGCGCGGCAACGAGGGTGACCCTGCGATGGCAGCGTTCTGCATGGCGATGGCCGGTTGCTGGCTCGGCTTTCTGATTCACAACCGCAACCCGGCACGCGTGTTTATGGGGGATACGGGCTCCCTGGCGATGGGTGCTTCACTCAGTGCCGTGGCGTTGCTGACCAACAGCCTCTGGCCGCTGCTGGTGATGGGTGGTGTTTTCCTGGCTGAATCGCTGTCGGTGATCATCCAGGTGTGGGTGTTCAAGGCGACCAAGGGGCCAGATGGTGTGGGACGCCGGGTGTTGCGAATGGCCCCTCTCCATCACCATTTCGAACTGGGAGGAACATCTGAGCAGATGGTGGTGCCGATGTTCTGGCTCGCAACAGCAGGGCTGGTCATGCTGGGGATCGTTCTCCGCCCCACCTGA
- a CDS encoding cytochrome B6, translating to MLASLSFTPVAFTTAGDAADGLIFGWEIATVQKWALIYLGASLLAFVIVWLVGALRTRV from the coding sequence ATGCTCGCATCACTGAGCTTCACTCCCGTCGCATTCACGACGGCTGGAGATGCCGCTGATGGGCTGATCTTCGGCTGGGAGATCGCCACGGTGCAGAAATGGGCTTTGATCTATCTGGGTGCGTCGCTGCTGGCGTTTGTCATCGTCTGGTTGGTTGGAGCTCTGCGCACGAGGGTCTGA
- the purT gene encoding formate-dependent phosphoribosylglycinamide formyltransferase produces the protein MTTFPATVMLLGSGELGKEVTIAAQRLGCRVIACDRYAGAPAMQVADLAEVLPMTEPEALLEVVRRHRPSVVIPEIEALAVNALAELEEEGITVIPTARATAVTMNRDRIRDLASAELELRTARFAYASSAEDLHNAAEPLGWPVVVKPVMSSSGKGQSVVKSAEDLDQAWEAAMANARGTSNQVIVEEFLHFDQEITLLTIRQRDGSTLFCPPIGHEQANGDYQCSWQPAQLSEEQLHKAQTMARTVTDNLGGAGLFGVEFFLCGDEVIFSELSPRPHDTGLVTLISQNLSEFELHLRAVLGLPIPTIRCAKAAASRVILADRHGSRVSFSGLESALSEPDTQVLLFGKEEARPGRRMGVALACGDHRADAQAKADRSAAAVTLQIES, from the coding sequence ATGACGACGTTTCCCGCCACCGTGATGCTGTTAGGCAGTGGTGAACTGGGCAAAGAGGTAACCATTGCCGCCCAGCGCTTGGGCTGCAGGGTGATCGCCTGCGATCGCTATGCCGGGGCACCGGCCATGCAGGTGGCAGATCTGGCGGAGGTGCTGCCGATGACCGAGCCTGAAGCACTGCTGGAGGTGGTGCGACGCCACAGGCCCAGCGTGGTGATTCCAGAGATTGAGGCTCTGGCCGTAAATGCACTGGCCGAACTGGAGGAGGAAGGCATCACCGTGATTCCCACGGCCCGCGCCACTGCCGTGACGATGAACCGTGATCGAATCCGCGACCTGGCATCTGCAGAGCTTGAGCTGCGTACTGCTCGCTTCGCCTATGCGTCCAGTGCCGAAGACCTGCACAACGCTGCAGAACCCTTGGGGTGGCCGGTAGTTGTGAAACCGGTGATGAGCTCCTCCGGGAAGGGGCAGAGCGTGGTGAAAAGCGCCGAGGATCTTGATCAGGCCTGGGAAGCGGCCATGGCCAATGCACGTGGCACCTCCAACCAGGTGATCGTGGAAGAGTTCCTGCACTTTGATCAGGAAATCACCCTGCTCACAATCCGCCAACGCGACGGATCCACCCTGTTCTGTCCACCGATCGGACATGAACAGGCCAATGGTGACTATCAATGCAGCTGGCAGCCGGCCCAGCTGAGCGAAGAGCAGTTACACAAGGCGCAGACCATGGCCCGCACCGTGACCGACAACCTGGGAGGGGCCGGTCTGTTCGGAGTGGAGTTTTTTCTCTGCGGTGATGAGGTGATTTTTTCAGAGCTGTCCCCGCGTCCCCATGACACGGGTCTTGTCACTCTGATCAGCCAAAACCTCAGTGAGTTCGAACTGCATCTGAGAGCTGTGCTTGGTTTGCCGATCCCAACGATCCGTTGTGCCAAAGCGGCTGCTAGCAGAGTGATCCTTGCGGACCGTCATGGCAGCCGGGTGAGCTTTAGCGGCCTGGAGTCAGCGCTGAGCGAACCCGACACCCAAGTGTTGTTGTTCGGGAAAGAGGAGGCCCGCCCCGGCCGGCGCATGGGTGTGGCTCTGGCTTGCGGGGACCACCGAGCTGATGCCCAGGCCAAGGCCGATCGCAGCGCTGCTGCTGTGACCCTTCAGATCGAGTCTTAA
- a CDS encoding HAD family hydrolase, whose product MGLKLLHLHLHGLFRSQDLELGRDADTGGQTLYVLELARSLANRAEVAHVEVVTRLIQDRRVSLDYSKPLEPIAPGASIRRFSFGPRRYLRKEQLWPYLDELADQLVRHLRDSDNRPDWIHAHYADAGYVGALVSRRLGIPLAYTGHSLGREKLRRLLAAGGEHEQIEQNYSISRRIDAEELALAHSDLVITSTRQERDEQYARYGCFNPDHAEVVPPGVDSRRFHPQGNSDEFTEVSELLSSFLREPERPPLLAICRADRRKNIPALVEAFGRSAVLRQRHNLVLVLGNRDDSRQMDRQQREVFQQIFDLVDRYDLYGSVAYPKHHRREQVPAIYRWAAAQRGLFVNPALTEPFGLTLLEAAASGLPMVATDDGGPREILSRCDNGLVVDVTDRESLQDGLERAGADRDRWRRWSDNGVEAVSRHYSWDAHVCSYLALMQERLKRSSTVTVSSQLLATPLGLSPFGSRLLLLDLDSSLEQPDLKDLQSLRQQLMAPSAQAAQTSFGITTGRPLDVARQRFAELHLPDPQVWITQAGTQIHYGQEEQADRFWQAQISVDWQRESVEQTLSDLGDHIKLQKPEHQGQFKVSYLLEQPGPSVLPLIRQRLRQSGLPARPQLRCHWFLDVLPMRASLSEAIRFLSLRWGLPLEHILVVASQQGDAELVQGLPAAVVTADHDPCLDGCRHQQRVYFANRSRLMGVLEGLQHYRFLNARSRLD is encoded by the coding sequence GTGGGACTGAAGCTGCTGCATCTTCATCTCCATGGCTTATTTCGCTCGCAGGATTTGGAGCTTGGCCGTGATGCGGACACTGGAGGTCAGACCCTCTACGTGTTGGAACTGGCCCGCAGCCTGGCCAATCGCGCCGAGGTGGCTCATGTGGAGGTCGTCACGCGGCTGATTCAGGATCGGCGAGTGTCGCTCGACTATTCCAAACCTCTCGAGCCGATTGCACCTGGTGCATCGATCCGACGATTCAGTTTTGGTCCGCGGCGTTATTTGCGTAAGGAACAGCTTTGGCCGTATCTCGATGAGCTGGCCGATCAGCTGGTTCGTCATCTCCGGGACAGTGACAATCGTCCCGACTGGATTCACGCCCATTACGCCGATGCCGGCTATGTGGGGGCCCTGGTCAGTCGACGTCTTGGAATTCCCCTTGCCTATACAGGCCATTCCCTAGGACGTGAGAAGTTGCGCCGTCTGCTTGCGGCTGGTGGAGAGCATGAACAGATCGAGCAGAATTATTCGATCAGTCGGCGCATCGATGCTGAGGAACTGGCTCTTGCTCATTCCGATCTGGTGATCACCAGCACGCGACAGGAGCGTGATGAGCAATACGCCCGTTATGGCTGCTTCAACCCTGACCATGCGGAGGTCGTGCCACCGGGTGTTGATAGCAGACGTTTTCATCCTCAAGGCAACTCGGATGAGTTCACTGAGGTGTCCGAGCTCTTGAGTTCATTTCTGAGGGAGCCTGAGCGTCCACCTCTGCTGGCCATCTGCCGTGCAGATCGGCGCAAAAACATCCCTGCGCTCGTTGAAGCTTTTGGTCGATCCGCGGTCCTGCGGCAGCGCCACAACCTGGTGCTCGTGCTTGGCAATCGTGATGACTCTCGCCAGATGGATCGTCAGCAGCGGGAGGTTTTTCAGCAGATCTTTGATCTGGTTGACCGTTATGACCTCTACGGCTCCGTTGCCTATCCCAAGCACCATCGCCGTGAACAGGTTCCGGCCATCTATCGCTGGGCCGCGGCTCAACGCGGTTTGTTCGTCAATCCAGCATTGACTGAGCCTTTCGGTCTCACGCTGCTTGAGGCTGCGGCATCGGGTTTGCCGATGGTCGCCACCGATGACGGGGGGCCTCGAGAGATTCTGAGTCGCTGCGACAATGGACTTGTCGTTGACGTGACCGATCGGGAATCGCTCCAGGATGGATTGGAGCGTGCCGGTGCTGATCGCGATCGCTGGCGGCGGTGGAGCGACAACGGCGTGGAGGCTGTCAGCCGTCACTACAGCTGGGATGCTCATGTCTGCAGTTACCTGGCGCTGATGCAAGAGCGTCTGAAGCGCTCGAGCACGGTGACTGTTTCCTCGCAACTGTTGGCGACGCCATTGGGGCTGAGTCCTTTTGGCTCCCGTCTGCTGCTGCTGGATCTCGACAGCAGTCTTGAACAGCCGGATCTCAAGGATCTGCAGAGTTTGCGTCAACAGCTGATGGCACCGTCTGCCCAAGCTGCCCAGACCAGCTTCGGCATCACCACTGGACGGCCTCTCGATGTGGCCCGGCAGCGTTTCGCGGAGCTTCATTTGCCTGACCCGCAGGTCTGGATCACCCAGGCGGGCACACAGATCCACTACGGCCAAGAGGAGCAGGCGGATCGCTTCTGGCAGGCTCAGATCAGCGTTGACTGGCAGCGCGAGTCTGTGGAGCAGACCCTCTCCGATCTTGGCGATCACATCAAACTGCAGAAACCTGAGCACCAGGGTCAGTTCAAGGTCAGTTATCTGCTGGAGCAACCGGGCCCTTCCGTGTTGCCGCTGATTCGCCAGCGTTTGCGCCAGAGCGGCCTGCCTGCAAGGCCTCAATTGCGCTGTCACTGGTTCCTTGATGTGCTTCCCATGCGGGCCTCGCTGAGCGAGGCGATTCGGTTCCTATCGCTGCGCTGGGGTTTGCCTCTGGAACACATTCTTGTGGTGGCCAGTCAGCAGGGGGATGCGGAGCTGGTCCAAGGTCTGCCGGCGGCTGTGGTGACTGCCGATCATGACCCCTGTCTCGATGGCTGTCGCCATCAGCAGCGGGTTTATTTCGCCAATCGGTCTCGCTTGATGGGTGTGCTGGAGGGTCTCCAGCACTACCGCTTCCTCAACGCACGGTCCCGACTGGATTAA
- a CDS encoding alpha/beta fold hydrolase yields MTSFPYFRLRGLAAALASLLVAQPVEAVERLTFTLPLLDESISLDLSRATNARELIDSNPDLQELDLAGDGSVQKLIESLLTAPLPQETSSIVRQSLGHPLFEQLLLAVSELVEVKGLPADTSGRMVSEALAAAYRDDQPHLLGFLRQVPGDELSINLQALAFYAKRLRANQDDARALVQKGTAAKPVSSTIVAAAASGWTRRQRSVAVNHRPQPLQVTEIFPTASSNGRLVVISHGLWDEPSSFEGWAYLLAAHGYSVLLPAHPGSDAKQQELMIKGKQPPPASEELRLRPMDVTAVIDAVETGNLLSGSSVQTDSVAVVGHSWGATAALQLGGLQTTSRKLSVRCQDPRDPDRNLSWVLQCSWLKGADQGSLADLRVRTAVVVSPPLRLLFDEASGPSMHAKVLLVSGTRDWVVPSDPEAVVPLRNGQPLANGHRIVLASGGDHFNLWAPVGAEEPPILGPLILAWINDHLGITDSLSFQGGGWGHQRVPLMDVTSQL; encoded by the coding sequence ATGACGTCCTTCCCGTATTTCCGCTTGCGTGGCTTGGCTGCAGCCTTGGCTTCGCTGCTGGTCGCCCAACCGGTGGAAGCGGTTGAGCGGCTCACCTTCACCTTGCCTTTGCTGGATGAGAGCATCAGCCTGGATTTGAGTCGGGCCACCAATGCTCGGGAGCTGATCGATTCCAATCCAGATCTTCAGGAGCTGGATTTGGCAGGCGATGGATCTGTGCAGAAGTTGATTGAATCGCTGCTGACGGCCCCTCTCCCTCAAGAAACCAGCAGCATTGTTCGCCAATCTCTTGGCCATCCCCTTTTTGAACAGCTGCTTTTGGCTGTTTCCGAATTGGTTGAGGTCAAGGGTCTTCCAGCCGACACCAGCGGGCGCATGGTGTCTGAGGCTCTGGCCGCGGCCTATCGGGATGATCAGCCCCATTTACTGGGATTTCTGCGTCAAGTTCCGGGAGACGAGCTCTCGATCAATTTGCAGGCGCTCGCTTTCTACGCGAAAAGACTCAGAGCCAATCAAGACGATGCACGGGCCCTGGTGCAAAAGGGCACCGCAGCAAAGCCTGTTTCTTCAACGATCGTCGCTGCAGCGGCATCCGGTTGGACCCGCAGGCAACGCTCCGTTGCGGTGAACCATCGTCCGCAACCTCTACAGGTCACGGAGATCTTCCCCACCGCAAGCTCCAATGGTCGATTGGTGGTGATCTCCCATGGGCTTTGGGATGAACCGTCCAGTTTTGAGGGGTGGGCCTATCTGCTCGCTGCCCATGGCTATTCCGTGTTGCTTCCAGCTCACCCGGGCAGTGACGCAAAGCAGCAGGAGTTGATGATCAAGGGCAAACAGCCACCGCCGGCTTCAGAAGAACTGCGTTTGCGTCCGATGGATGTCACGGCCGTGATTGATGCGGTCGAAACCGGCAATCTGCTTTCAGGTTCCTCTGTGCAAACCGATTCCGTTGCGGTTGTGGGTCATTCCTGGGGTGCCACCGCGGCTCTGCAGCTGGGTGGTCTTCAGACCACAAGCCGAAAGCTGAGTGTCCGTTGTCAGGATCCACGTGATCCAGACCGCAACCTCAGCTGGGTTTTGCAGTGCAGCTGGCTCAAAGGTGCCGATCAAGGCTCGTTGGCTGATCTGAGGGTTCGGACAGCGGTTGTGGTCAGTCCTCCTCTGCGACTGCTGTTCGACGAAGCCAGTGGCCCGTCGATGCATGCCAAGGTGCTGCTGGTGAGCGGGACCCGCGATTGGGTTGTTCCATCGGATCCTGAAGCGGTCGTTCCGCTTCGCAATGGTCAGCCTTTGGCCAATGGTCACCGCATTGTGCTGGCTTCAGGTGGTGATCACTTCAATCTCTGGGCTCCTGTGGGTGCTGAAGAACCACCGATCCTGGGACCTTTGATCCTTGCTTGGATCAATGATCATCTGGGAATCACTGATTCGCTCAGCTTCCAGGGCGGTGGTTGGGGTCATCAACGTGTGCCACTGATGGATGTCACCAGCCAATTATGA
- the uvrA gene encoding excinuclease ABC subunit UvrA: MGRTAPTSKASSPAEPVKLAIGSEENVIRVRGARQHNLKNVDLTIPRNKMVVFTGVSGSGKSSLAFDTIFAEGQRRYVESLSAYARQFLGQVDKPDVDAIEGLSPAISIDQKSTSHNPRSTVGTVTEIQDYLRLLFGRAGDPHCPKCDRPIRPQTIDEMVDQILTLPESTRYQLLAPVVRGKKGTHAKLISGLAAEGFARVRIDGEVRELADNIELDKNQSHNIEVVVDRLVAREGIQERLTDSLRTSLKRGDGLAIVEVVPKKDEQLPEGVDRERLFSENFACPEHGAIMEELSPRLFSFNSPYGACEACHGIGHLRKFTPERVVPDPSLPVYAAVAPWAEKDNSYYFSLLYSVGEAFGFEIKTPWKDLSEEQQDVLLNGSREPILIQADSRYRKGTGAYQRPFEGILPILERQLRDASGEAQRQKLEKYLELVPCSSCAGKRLRPEALAVRMGCFRITDLTAVSVGQTLDRIEQLMGEGAFEGSEPLLTHRQMQIGDLVLREIRMRLRFLLDVGLDYLSLDRPAMTLSGGEAQRIRLATQIGAGLTGVLYVLDEPSIGLHQRDNDRLLATLERLRDLGNTLVVVEHDEDTIRAADHLVDIGPGAGVHGGHIVAEGSLDDLLNAEDSVTGAYLSGERSIPTPPERRSAGTRSLKLLNCNRNNLKDLSVEFPLGRLVSITGVSGSGKSTLVNELLHPALEHGLGHKVPFPNGLGEMRGLKSIDKVIVIDQSPIGRTPRSNPATYTGAFDPIRQVFAATVEAKARGYQVGQFSFNVKGGRCEACRGQGVNVIEMNFLPDVYVQCDVCKGARFNRETLQVTYKGHTIADVLEMTVEQAADVFSAIPQAADRLRTLVDVGLGYVKLGQPAPTLSGGEAQRVKLATELSRRATGKTLYLIDEPTTGLSFYDVHKLMDVMQRLVDKGNSIICIEHNLDVIRCSDWLIDLGPEGGDRGGELVACGTPEELAQHPTSHTGRYLARVLKQHPPQSAPLAA, encoded by the coding sequence ATGGGGCGAACCGCTCCCACATCAAAGGCCTCGTCTCCGGCGGAGCCAGTGAAACTCGCGATTGGATCAGAAGAGAACGTGATCCGCGTTCGTGGTGCTCGCCAGCACAATCTCAAGAACGTTGATCTCACCATCCCTCGCAACAAGATGGTGGTGTTCACAGGGGTGAGCGGTAGCGGTAAAAGTTCTCTGGCTTTCGACACGATTTTCGCTGAGGGTCAGCGTCGCTACGTCGAGAGTCTTTCCGCCTACGCGCGTCAGTTTCTGGGTCAGGTCGACAAGCCGGATGTTGATGCCATTGAGGGCCTTTCACCGGCGATCTCGATCGATCAGAAATCCACCAGTCACAACCCACGTTCGACTGTTGGAACTGTCACGGAGATCCAGGATTATCTGCGTTTGTTGTTCGGTCGGGCCGGCGATCCGCATTGCCCTAAGTGTGATCGTCCGATCCGGCCGCAGACCATTGATGAAATGGTCGATCAGATCCTCACCTTGCCTGAATCCACGCGGTATCAGCTGCTTGCGCCAGTTGTGCGTGGCAAAAAGGGCACCCACGCCAAATTGATCAGCGGCCTGGCCGCCGAAGGTTTTGCCCGGGTGCGGATCGATGGAGAAGTGCGCGAGCTGGCCGACAACATTGAGCTCGATAAAAACCAAAGCCACAACATTGAAGTGGTGGTGGATCGGCTTGTTGCTCGTGAGGGAATCCAGGAACGGCTCACCGACTCCCTGCGCACCTCACTGAAACGCGGAGATGGTTTGGCCATTGTTGAAGTGGTTCCTAAAAAGGACGAGCAACTTCCTGAAGGAGTCGATCGGGAGCGTTTGTTCTCCGAGAATTTCGCCTGCCCCGAGCACGGGGCGATCATGGAAGAGCTTTCACCAAGGCTGTTCTCGTTCAACAGTCCTTACGGTGCTTGCGAGGCTTGCCACGGTATCGGCCACCTGCGCAAGTTCACACCTGAGCGCGTGGTTCCAGATCCCTCACTGCCTGTTTACGCCGCAGTGGCTCCCTGGGCCGAGAAAGACAACTCCTATTACTTCTCCCTGCTGTATTCCGTTGGGGAGGCCTTTGGGTTCGAGATCAAGACTCCCTGGAAGGACCTGTCTGAAGAGCAGCAGGATGTGCTGCTCAATGGCAGTCGCGAACCGATCCTGATTCAGGCCGATAGCCGTTATCGCAAGGGAACTGGTGCCTATCAGCGTCCTTTTGAGGGGATCCTGCCGATTCTTGAGCGGCAGTTGCGTGATGCCAGTGGTGAGGCCCAGCGTCAGAAGCTGGAGAAATATCTGGAACTGGTTCCCTGCTCCAGTTGTGCAGGCAAACGATTGCGTCCTGAGGCATTGGCCGTGCGCATGGGCTGCTTCCGAATTACGGATCTCACTGCTGTGAGCGTGGGCCAGACCCTTGACCGGATTGAGCAGTTGATGGGTGAGGGTGCTTTTGAGGGCAGTGAACCATTGCTCACGCACCGTCAGATGCAGATCGGAGATCTCGTGCTGCGCGAGATCCGCATGCGATTGCGTTTTCTGCTGGATGTTGGTCTCGACTATCTGAGCCTCGATCGGCCGGCGATGACGCTGTCCGGTGGTGAAGCGCAGCGAATCCGTCTGGCGACTCAGATCGGTGCCGGCCTCACAGGAGTGCTGTACGTGCTCGATGAACCGAGCATTGGTTTGCACCAGCGAGACAACGATCGCCTGCTCGCCACCCTCGAGCGTCTCCGTGATCTGGGGAACACGCTGGTGGTTGTGGAACACGATGAAGACACCATTCGCGCTGCCGATCACCTGGTGGATATCGGTCCAGGAGCCGGTGTGCACGGAGGACACATCGTGGCGGAGGGATCTCTGGATGATCTCCTGAACGCGGAGGACTCCGTGACAGGTGCCTATCTCAGTGGTGAGCGAAGCATTCCCACGCCTCCGGAACGGCGCTCGGCAGGGACTCGCAGCCTCAAGCTGCTCAACTGCAATCGCAACAATCTCAAAGACCTGAGCGTGGAGTTTCCGCTCGGACGCCTGGTCTCCATCACTGGAGTGAGCGGTAGCGGCAAGAGCACGTTGGTGAATGAGTTGCTTCACCCTGCGCTGGAGCATGGCCTCGGCCACAAGGTGCCTTTCCCCAACGGTCTCGGCGAGATGCGTGGCCTCAAGTCGATCGACAAGGTGATCGTGATTGATCAGTCACCGATCGGCAGGACTCCCCGTTCCAACCCCGCCACCTACACCGGTGCCTTTGATCCGATCCGTCAGGTGTTCGCAGCCACGGTTGAAGCGAAGGCACGCGGTTATCAGGTGGGTCAGTTCAGTTTCAACGTCAAGGGCGGTCGCTGCGAAGCCTGTCGTGGTCAGGGGGTCAATGTGATCGAGATGAATTTCCTGCCGGATGTGTATGTGCAGTGCGACGTGTGCAAGGGCGCCCGATTCAATCGTGAGACTCTTCAGGTCACCTACAAGGGGCACACCATCGCCGACGTTCTGGAGATGACCGTTGAGCAGGCGGCTGACGTGTTTTCTGCCATTCCGCAGGCGGCTGACCGACTACGGACCCTGGTGGATGTGGGTCTTGGGTACGTGAAGCTGGGTCAGCCGGCACCCACGCTCTCCGGCGGTGAGGCGCAACGGGTGAAGTTGGCCACTGAACTGTCCCGCAGGGCCACCGGCAAGACGCTGTACCTGATTGATGAGCCCACCACCGGCCTGAGTTTCTATGACGTGCACAAGCTGATGGATGTGATGCAGCGTCTTGTGGACAAGGGGAATTCGATTATCTGCATTGAACACAATCTCGATGTGATTCGTTGTTCCGACTGGTTGATCGATCTCGGTCCCGAGGGTGGTGATCGCGGTGGAGAGTTGGTGGCCTGTGGAACTCCAGAAGAGTTGGCCCAGCACCCAACCAGTCACACCGGTCGCTATCTCGCCAGGGTTCTGAAGCAACATCCCCCTCAGAGTGCTCCTCTGGCGGCATGA